The Paenibacillus uliginis N3/975 genome has a window encoding:
- a CDS encoding cyclic peptide export ABC transporter — protein sequence MSKLTRVLLSISFIVSLFMSATNGSLSAAASTIGSATDSDIDAYIEDMMDKSKIPGMSVVIVKGDETVYQKGFGYADAENDVPVKPETLFELGSTSKAFTALALIQLEDQGLVNLEDSVTKYLPWFETTYKGKPADIRIKHLLHHTSGIPFHSIGDIPEADDDQALERTVRTQIGQKLDHEPGEKYEYATINYDVLALIIQQVSGMTYEQYVQQHVLDPLNLKQTYMFREDAARGDMAVGYKLSVLRPAAYDAPMYRGNTPAGYIISSAIDVAQWLKIQMGTVQGGKDFERWLTRSHEPDRSVAPSGDGSSYAAGWSVYQDGTGMLAHAGGNPNYSTYFVLRPADGYGVAVLANMNSPYSGAAAQGIMNMLVGKEVLEPASDMYKNIDAISSVVLLLTVPVLLLVFWLTGKAVWQAIRGSRSYVGRHATTVTGFVIFTLFMAGLAYCLYQIPDTLFWGVNWAFVQVWAPNTLIYAVYSLFTTICLFGVYFLFTTVFPKFDDRSFFAITLLSVASGFGNALIIFIVNETLNRDLDKFQSGMLLYFVLGIAIYVFGQKLVRTRLVRIANDMVYEKRMELLGKILNTSYQKIEGVEDGKIPASLNNDTEAISGFSNIVITGATSLVTLISCFVYMGMISPLGVIMAIGFIVVAAGIHYFTGLKANRLWEQMRDIQNVFFRFIHDLTSGFKELSLNQDKRADFKKDMQDNCHSYREKRIGGDLKFANVNVIGELLFTFVIGAVVFLFPLLFSELKVSTLRNYVFVLLYMTGPVHGILGTIPNIFRVRISWNRINELSRELDSIQEAQQQAASSLEPTQPIELKLQSVEYHYGNREGESFAVGPIDCSFRTGQITFITGGNGSGKSTLAKLITGLYEPAQGGITVNGQSVPTRELSQQFSAIFSDFYLFEKMYGVPYSSKQSEIEHYLKVLHLQDKVEIRDGSLNTTKLSTGQRKRLALLISYLEDRPICLFDEWAADQDPEYRAFFYHTLLPELKQRGKCIIAITHDDRYFHMADQVIKMELGQVVQVEQNDEMKDNEALVYSKQG from the coding sequence ATGAGTAAACTAACACGGGTGCTGTTGTCGATCAGTTTCATCGTTTCTCTTTTTATGAGTGCAACAAATGGGAGCTTATCAGCAGCGGCTTCTACAATCGGTTCTGCCACAGATAGCGATATAGATGCCTATATCGAGGATATGATGGACAAATCAAAAATTCCAGGAATGTCCGTGGTCATCGTAAAAGGGGATGAGACGGTCTATCAAAAAGGATTCGGCTATGCTGACGCCGAGAACGATGTGCCGGTGAAGCCAGAGACTTTATTCGAGCTTGGCTCGACGAGCAAGGCCTTTACGGCTTTGGCCTTGATTCAGCTGGAGGATCAAGGGCTTGTGAATCTAGAGGATTCCGTCACGAAGTACCTCCCCTGGTTCGAGACCACTTATAAGGGCAAGCCTGCGGATATTCGCATTAAGCACTTGCTTCATCATACTAGCGGGATTCCGTTCCACAGCATCGGGGATATTCCGGAAGCCGATGATGACCAGGCGCTGGAGAGAACGGTTCGTACCCAAATCGGACAGAAGCTCGATCATGAGCCAGGCGAGAAATACGAGTACGCGACCATCAACTATGATGTTCTCGCTCTTATCATTCAGCAAGTCTCAGGTATGACGTATGAGCAGTATGTCCAGCAGCATGTGCTTGATCCGCTGAATTTGAAGCAAACGTACATGTTCCGTGAGGATGCTGCCCGTGGTGATATGGCGGTAGGGTATAAGCTCAGCGTGTTAAGACCAGCAGCCTACGATGCTCCAATGTATAGAGGAAACACGCCTGCGGGCTATATCATTTCGAGTGCTATCGACGTGGCACAATGGCTCAAAATCCAAATGGGTACGGTACAAGGAGGAAAGGATTTCGAGAGATGGCTGACTCGCTCCCATGAGCCAGATCGCTCTGTTGCACCATCAGGAGACGGCTCCTCGTATGCGGCAGGCTGGAGCGTTTATCAGGATGGAACAGGGATGCTGGCTCACGCTGGAGGCAATCCCAATTACTCTACATATTTCGTTCTTCGTCCGGCTGATGGCTATGGAGTAGCGGTTCTTGCCAACATGAACTCTCCATATTCAGGAGCAGCCGCTCAAGGCATCATGAACATGCTTGTCGGCAAGGAAGTCCTCGAGCCTGCAAGCGATATGTATAAAAACATCGATGCGATTTCATCCGTGGTGCTTCTCTTGACGGTGCCGGTACTGCTATTAGTCTTTTGGCTGACAGGGAAGGCAGTGTGGCAGGCAATTCGGGGGAGTCGCAGCTATGTAGGCCGTCACGCTACGACGGTAACCGGATTTGTGATTTTTACCCTATTCATGGCAGGTCTTGCTTATTGCCTATATCAAATTCCGGATACGCTCTTCTGGGGCGTAAACTGGGCATTCGTTCAAGTATGGGCGCCTAACACACTGATCTATGCCGTTTATTCCTTGTTTACGACGATTTGCTTGTTCGGAGTGTACTTCCTTTTTACGACCGTATTTCCTAAGTTTGACGATCGCTCTTTCTTTGCCATTACACTTCTTAGCGTAGCAAGCGGCTTTGGCAATGCTCTCATCATTTTTATTGTCAATGAGACGCTGAATCGAGATCTCGATAAATTCCAGAGCGGTATGCTGCTCTACTTTGTTCTCGGGATTGCGATCTACGTGTTTGGACAAAAGCTCGTGCGAACAAGACTCGTACGTATTGCCAATGACATGGTATATGAGAAGCGAATGGAGCTGCTTGGCAAGATACTGAATACGTCTTATCAAAAGATAGAAGGCGTAGAAGACGGCAAAATTCCGGCTTCCCTGAATAACGATACGGAGGCAATCAGCGGCTTTTCTAACATCGTCATTACCGGCGCAACCAGTCTTGTTACCTTAATCAGTTGCTTTGTCTATATGGGCATGATTAGCCCGTTGGGAGTGATCATGGCAATTGGCTTTATCGTGGTAGCAGCTGGGATCCATTACTTTACAGGGCTGAAGGCGAATCGGCTGTGGGAGCAAATGCGTGATATCCAAAACGTGTTTTTCCGCTTTATTCATGATTTGACGAGCGGATTCAAGGAGCTAAGCCTTAATCAAGACAAGCGAGCTGATTTCAAGAAGGACATGCAAGATAACTGCCATTCTTACCGAGAGAAGCGAATCGGCGGCGATCTGAAATTCGCGAATGTGAATGTGATCGGCGAGCTGTTGTTTACCTTCGTCATCGGTGCAGTTGTCTTCTTGTTCCCGCTGCTCTTCAGCGAGCTGAAAGTGAGTACGCTGCGCAACTATGTATTCGTTCTTCTTTATATGACAGGTCCTGTTCATGGCATCTTGGGAACCATTCCAAATATATTCCGTGTTCGAATCAGCTGGAACCGAATTAATGAACTGTCACGAGAGCTGGATTCAATTCAGGAGGCACAGCAGCAAGCAGCTTCCAGTCTAGAACCGACGCAGCCAATAGAGCTTAAGCTGCAATCTGTGGAATACCACTATGGAAATCGTGAAGGCGAAAGCTTTGCTGTAGGACCGATCGACTGTTCCTTCCGTACGGGGCAGATTACCTTTATAACTGGTGGGAACGGCAGCGGAAAATCAACCCTGGCGAAGCTGATAACGGGTCTATATGAACCGGCGCAGGGCGGGATTACCGTAAATGGGCAGTCCGTGCCTACACGGGAGCTGAGCCAGCAATTCTCCGCTATATTTAGTGACTTCTATTTGTTTGAGAAGATGTATGGCGTTCCTTATTCCTCGAAGCAGTCGGAGATTGAGCATTATCTGAAAGTGCTCCATTTACAGGACAAAGTCGAGATTCGTGATGGCTCTCTCAATACGACGAAGCTATCGACAGGACAACGCAAGCGGCTCGCGCTGCTCATTAGCTATTTGGAGGATCGGCCAATCTGCTTGTTTGATGAATGGGCTGCAGACCAAGATCCGGAATATCGGGCGTTCTTCTATCACACCTTGCTGCCTGAGCTTAAGCAAAGAGGGAAATGCATTATCGCGATTACTCATGATGACCGCTACTTCCACATGGCGGATCAGGTCATCAAGATGGAGCTGGGTCAGGTAGTTCAGGTGGAGCAGAACGACGAGATGAAAGACAATGAAGCTCTCGTTTATTCGAAACAAGGCTGA
- a CDS encoding non-ribosomal peptide synthetase, which translates to MSVMTSVQALNDVTYPLIHPQKRIWYMEQIFPCTSIANIGGPVRIKGTVDFGLLEQAIHAFIRCHEGLRIQLAECDGDALQRVRDYEEQSLDFFDFSGESDPEAAFWSWVDVEARKPIPLVGSRLYYFAMFRLSAEDNGYLVKSHHIISDGWSNQLTTSQIAEFYTKLLHGESIDTAPEPPSYFEYVQEEKTYLTSPRFSKSKQYWHNKFKMIPEGVTQASVSSTEGRRYTLQLNVALSQRIQSWANEAGISLNTFFVLAYLIYTYKTTQQRDLVVGTPVLNRSGKKEKSMYGMFTSTMPFRFELDPEATIQDTLRSVQKGLMECYFHQRYPYDLLAQELELKKKGYDQLFHTSINYYNTKLQTSLNGIPIENVEFYNGHQLYELQIVIKHWSADGGLTLDYDYRLDVYQAQQIEELSRRMLLVIEQMLDKSQAAIKSLNLLTAAEQHRELYDYNQTLVSYPKDQTVLQFFEEQARRNSESTAIVYEQEQWTYRQLNEQANRLAHFLIQKGIARESIVGLWMQHSIEAVVAILGVMKAGGTYLPIDPAYPEERIRYMLEDSGAQLVLTNLSNVVLMEYPGEIIAYSDLSLDGLDSSNVNHVHEPRDLAYIIYTSGSTGRPKGAMIEHRGLTNYIWWAKKVYIRDSIPTFPLYSSLAFDLTVTSIFTPLICGGRIIVYRDNGDEFILYRIMRDSASTIVKLTPAHLALLKERDNKQSSVGRFIVGGEDLKTSLAKEITDSFGGAIEIYNEYGPTETVVGCMIHLYNPLEDKRVSVPIGIPADNVMLYILDQDQNPVMPGAIGELYIAGDGVARGYLHRKELTQERFLYNPFVPGTRMYRTGDLVKRLADGKIEYIGRVDHQVKIRGYRIETGEIEKAIAQHEAISDAVVIDRENDRLGKYLCAYIVKHANIEVSDLKQHLSITLPAYMVPAAFVELDDIPLTINGKVNRVLLPEPDFTLVQENVRAASRSRDEADLIEVISGVLQLERVGIYDHFYDLGGDSIKAIQVSSRMNRFGYSLKVRDILENPIIERMALRLEPVKSVNTYPQERCEGKVASWPIISWFFEQQFEQPDYYHQSVLLELKADVDADIVRTILLRLVEHHDGLRLQVNINTQELVYHNLADRMMQFQPISLAEVDDHTQIVRMAEISETFKSQFHLRDTILIGCCQFDLGRNGKRLLISAHHLVIDGVSWRILLEDMAESLSSYARGEEYLLPSKTASLQMWSDALSRYSVTEQEQQYWEDRVAAIRPIPTDRSDDAALMSSSNTQEHVFTPEETGSLLLECHQAYGTKPLDLLIAALTHAICESFQLKETVIELESHGREPLEELDLSRTIGWFTSMYPVKLTQPASGADASALAALIKEVKEQIRSVPTQGIGFGILHSNSKLSLDYDARALIRFNYLGDFDGVWDNPWFALAQESSGLDTSRHHELTCLLDIQAMIVNQSLRLSITYSRNRFNDETIARLIDTYREALMLILNHCAGNQVREYTPSDFETAKLSQEELDSLFF; encoded by the coding sequence TTCGGGTGAATCCGATCCGGAAGCGGCCTTTTGGTCGTGGGTGGATGTCGAGGCAAGAAAGCCAATCCCGTTAGTGGGCTCCAGGCTGTACTACTTTGCGATGTTTCGCTTATCGGCCGAAGATAACGGTTATTTGGTGAAGAGCCATCATATCATCTCTGACGGCTGGTCGAATCAGTTGACAACCTCACAGATTGCGGAATTCTATACGAAGCTGCTGCATGGAGAGTCCATCGATACTGCTCCGGAACCGCCATCGTATTTCGAATACGTTCAAGAAGAGAAGACTTATTTGACTTCACCAAGGTTCAGTAAGAGCAAGCAGTATTGGCATAATAAATTTAAAATGATTCCCGAAGGTGTTACCCAGGCATCTGTAAGCAGCACGGAGGGAAGAAGGTATACCTTACAGCTCAATGTAGCACTTTCACAACGTATTCAATCATGGGCAAATGAAGCGGGAATATCATTGAATACGTTCTTTGTGCTTGCTTATTTGATCTACACGTACAAGACGACTCAGCAGCGGGATTTGGTTGTAGGGACTCCTGTATTGAATCGCTCCGGCAAAAAGGAAAAGTCGATGTACGGGATGTTTACCAGTACGATGCCATTCCGTTTTGAGCTTGATCCAGAGGCGACCATCCAGGATACGCTTAGATCGGTTCAAAAAGGGCTGATGGAATGCTACTTCCATCAACGCTATCCGTATGACCTGCTTGCACAAGAGCTGGAACTGAAGAAAAAAGGCTACGATCAGCTGTTTCATACCAGCATCAATTATTATAATACGAAGCTTCAAACAAGCTTGAATGGTATCCCGATTGAAAATGTGGAGTTTTACAATGGTCATCAGCTATACGAGCTTCAGATTGTCATTAAGCATTGGTCCGCCGATGGCGGTTTGACGCTGGATTATGACTATCGATTAGATGTTTATCAAGCTCAGCAGATTGAGGAGTTGTCTCGAAGAATGCTGCTTGTTATCGAGCAGATGCTGGACAAGTCTCAGGCAGCAATTAAAAGTTTAAACCTGCTAACAGCTGCGGAACAGCACCGCGAGCTGTATGACTATAATCAAACGCTCGTGTCTTATCCGAAGGATCAAACCGTCCTGCAGTTCTTTGAGGAGCAGGCAAGACGCAATTCGGAATCTACAGCCATTGTATATGAGCAGGAACAATGGACGTATCGACAGTTAAATGAGCAGGCGAATCGATTAGCACATTTTTTGATCCAAAAGGGTATTGCTCGTGAATCGATCGTTGGACTTTGGATGCAGCATTCGATCGAGGCGGTTGTCGCTATTCTTGGAGTGATGAAGGCAGGTGGTACCTATCTGCCAATTGATCCTGCTTATCCCGAAGAACGGATTCGATATATGCTGGAGGACTCTGGTGCTCAGCTTGTCCTGACCAATTTATCGAACGTCGTTCTCATGGAATATCCGGGCGAGATCATAGCTTATTCTGATCTTTCTCTGGATGGACTCGATTCATCCAACGTTAATCATGTTCATGAGCCTCGCGATCTGGCTTATATAATCTATACTTCAGGCTCAACAGGCCGTCCAAAAGGCGCGATGATTGAGCATAGAGGTCTTACGAATTATATCTGGTGGGCAAAAAAGGTGTACATTCGCGATTCCATTCCGACGTTTCCACTGTATTCATCTCTCGCCTTCGATCTTACCGTAACCTCCATATTTACTCCGCTCATATGCGGGGGACGTATTATCGTTTATCGAGACAACGGAGATGAATTTATTCTATACCGAATTATGCGAGACAGTGCTTCTACCATCGTAAAGCTGACTCCTGCTCATCTTGCATTGCTGAAAGAGCGGGACAATAAACAATCATCCGTAGGACGCTTTATTGTTGGCGGTGAAGATCTGAAGACTAGTCTGGCAAAAGAGATCACCGATTCTTTCGGAGGAGCAATCGAGATCTACAATGAGTATGGCCCAACCGAAACGGTCGTGGGCTGCATGATTCATCTGTACAATCCACTCGAAGACAAGCGTGTATCTGTACCGATCGGCATCCCTGCGGATAATGTCATGCTGTATATTCTGGATCAGGATCAGAATCCCGTTATGCCAGGAGCGATTGGGGAACTGTACATTGCCGGAGATGGTGTCGCTAGAGGATATTTGCATCGTAAAGAGCTGACGCAGGAAAGATTTTTATATAATCCGTTCGTGCCTGGTACTCGAATGTACCGTACAGGGGATCTGGTGAAGCGGCTTGCAGATGGCAAGATTGAATATATCGGTCGTGTGGATCATCAAGTGAAAATACGAGGTTATCGCATTGAGACTGGGGAGATCGAGAAAGCCATCGCCCAGCATGAAGCAATCTCAGACGCAGTCGTTATTGATCGAGAGAATGATCGACTCGGAAAGTATTTATGCGCGTATATTGTAAAGCACGCAAACATTGAAGTGAGCGATCTCAAACAACATTTATCCATTACACTCCCGGCTTATATGGTGCCTGCGGCATTCGTGGAGCTGGACGATATTCCGCTTACGATTAACGGCAAAGTGAATCGAGTGCTTCTTCCTGAGCCGGATTTTACTTTAGTACAGGAAAACGTGCGTGCGGCATCACGAAGTCGTGATGAAGCAGATTTGATTGAGGTTATTAGCGGTGTGTTGCAGCTCGAACGAGTAGGCATTTACGATCACTTTTATGATTTAGGCGGAGATTCGATTAAAGCGATTCAAGTCTCTTCACGGATGAATCGATTTGGTTATTCGCTCAAGGTCAGAGACATATTAGAGAACCCGATCATCGAACGGATGGCGTTAAGGCTGGAACCCGTCAAGTCTGTTAACACCTATCCGCAGGAGCGCTGTGAAGGAAAGGTTGCATCATGGCCGATCATCTCTTGGTTTTTTGAGCAACAGTTTGAGCAACCAGACTACTATCATCAATCTGTATTGCTTGAATTAAAGGCCGATGTTGATGCTGACATCGTGAGAACGATCCTATTGCGATTAGTCGAGCATCATGATGGTTTGCGATTGCAAGTCAATATAAATACACAAGAGCTCGTTTATCATAACCTAGCAGATCGTATGATGCAGTTCCAACCCATTTCCTTAGCAGAGGTCGATGATCATACGCAAATCGTACGCATGGCTGAAATAAGCGAGACCTTTAAGTCCCAGTTTCACCTTCGCGATACGATCTTAATCGGATGTTGTCAATTCGATCTTGGCCGCAACGGAAAGAGACTTCTTATCTCGGCACATCATCTCGTTATAGACGGTGTATCGTGGCGGATTTTACTAGAGGATATGGCTGAATCTTTGAGCAGTTATGCACGAGGGGAAGAGTACCTGCTGCCGTCCAAAACGGCATCACTTCAGATGTGGTCTGATGCATTGTCGAGATATTCCGTTACGGAACAGGAGCAGCAGTATTGGGAGGATCGAGTTGCTGCAATCCGCCCAATACCGACAGATCGCAGCGATGACGCAGCCTTGATGAGCAGCTCTAATACACAGGAGCATGTGTTTACACCAGAGGAAACGGGCAGTCTGCTGTTGGAATGTCACCAAGCATATGGGACGAAGCCTTTAGATTTGCTTATTGCAGCATTAACCCATGCGATATGTGAAAGCTTCCAGCTGAAAGAAACAGTTATCGAGCTGGAATCACACGGACGTGAGCCGCTTGAGGAGCTTGATTTATCTCGTACGATTGGCTGGTTTACAAGCATGTATCCCGTGAAGTTGACACAGCCAGCTAGCGGAGCGGATGCTTCCGCTCTTGCCGCTCTCATCAAAGAGGTGAAAGAGCAGATTCGCTCGGTCCCTACGCAAGGCATCGGATTTGGCATCCTGCATTCGAATTCAAAGCTATCCTTGGATTATGATGCTAGAGCATTAATTCGATTTAATTACTTGGGTGACTTTGACGGTGTCTGGGATAACCCTTGGTTCGCATTAGCCCAAGAGAGTAGCGGCCTCGATACGAGCAGACACCATGAGCTAACTTGCTTACTCGACATTCAAGCGATGATCGTCAATCAATCCTTACGGTTGAGCATCACCTATAGCCGCAATCGCTTCAATGACGAGACGATTGCTAGATTGATAGACACCTATAGAGAAGCACTGATGCTGATCTTGAACCATTGTGCAGGCAATCAAGTGAGGGAATACACCCCATCAGACTTTGAAACCGCAAAGTTGTCTCAGGAGGAGCTCGATAGCTTATTTTTCTAA
- a CDS encoding macrolide family glycosyltransferase: MSRVVFFGVDLHGHVNPTLGLIHKLTERGEEVIYYCSEPFREKIEQTGATFRSYHGLLRFGRHNGTGIETLLVFADFIMDKCRTIVEALRDEVYELKPDYIIHDSFCLWGKELAAELRIPGISVFSNFPFIDEMAQKDPAFFMDYVLIASDDPLYLRHKGQHDVYRKLMDKLSRVIGLKYGKPSMNVINDIFCSKEPLNLVFTSREFQIYEEVFDDTHVFSGYEIYPREEPIDFPFEKLDNRPLIYIAFGTILHNLSELYQTCFDALGNSKYQVVMSLGIQTDFSSLGPVPDNFIVRTFVPQLKLLSRADAFITHGGANSIYESLCSAVPMIVLPQVFDEFMGALMVERSGTGIYLRDLHPTKEKLRETTLQVLDNPLYRENCELIKQSFKSAGGLDYAVNKVIQFAKQKVCHE; this comes from the coding sequence ATGTCTAGAGTGGTGTTTTTCGGTGTTGATCTGCACGGGCATGTGAATCCAACGCTTGGATTGATCCACAAGCTTACCGAGAGAGGTGAAGAGGTCATCTACTATTGCAGTGAGCCCTTTCGTGAAAAAATTGAACAGACAGGGGCAACCTTTCGCAGCTACCACGGCCTATTAAGATTTGGAAGGCATAACGGAACAGGCATAGAGACCCTACTTGTATTCGCGGACTTTATCATGGACAAGTGCCGGACCATAGTTGAGGCTTTGCGTGACGAGGTCTATGAATTAAAGCCTGACTATATCATTCATGACAGCTTTTGCTTATGGGGGAAAGAGCTAGCGGCAGAGCTTCGGATACCGGGGATTTCCGTGTTTTCCAACTTCCCGTTTATCGATGAGATGGCCCAAAAGGACCCTGCGTTTTTCATGGATTATGTGCTGATTGCTTCGGATGATCCGCTCTATCTCAGGCATAAGGGGCAGCATGATGTTTACCGGAAGCTGATGGATAAGCTGTCACGCGTCATTGGGCTCAAATATGGAAAGCCTTCGATGAATGTGATTAATGATATTTTTTGCAGCAAGGAGCCGCTTAATTTGGTGTTTACCTCTCGTGAATTTCAAATTTATGAAGAGGTGTTTGACGATACTCACGTGTTTTCCGGCTATGAGATTTATCCAAGGGAGGAGCCCATAGACTTTCCATTTGAGAAGTTGGACAACAGGCCCTTAATCTACATTGCCTTTGGGACAATACTTCATAACCTGTCTGAGCTCTATCAGACTTGCTTTGACGCACTAGGCAATTCCAAGTATCAGGTAGTCATGTCGCTTGGCATTCAAACAGATTTCTCATCGTTAGGTCCAGTTCCTGACAACTTCATCGTTCGAACCTTTGTGCCTCAATTGAAACTATTAAGCCGGGCTGATGCTTTCATCACGCATGGCGGCGCGAATAGCATTTATGAATCGTTGTGCAGCGCTGTGCCTATGATTGTTCTGCCGCAGGTGTTTGATGAGTTTATGGGGGCCTTGATGGTAGAGCGTTCAGGTACGGGAATCTATTTGCGCGATCTTCATCCTACCAAAGAGAAATTGCGAGAGACGACTTTGCAAGTGCTGGATAATCCTCTCTATCGAGAGAATTGCGAGCTCATAAAGCAATCCTTTAAGTCGGCAGGCGGCTTGGATTATGCAGTAAATAAAGTCATTCAATTTGCGAAGCAGAAGGTGTGCCATGAGTAA